The following are encoded together in the Lactuca sativa cultivar Salinas chromosome 1, Lsat_Salinas_v11, whole genome shotgun sequence genome:
- the LOC111881363 gene encoding uncharacterized protein LOC111881363 produces MDQIAHKFLHINGLKLHIAEIGSESSPAVIFLHGFPEIWYTWRHQMIAVANAGFRAIAPDFRGYGLSDPPAEPEKASFDDFVNDIASIVDSLAISKVFVIAKDFGTMVAYPFVLRYPQKIAGIITLNMAFMPPAAFKSHPLPEGFYVTRWREPGRAEADFSRFDVKTVVRNIYILFSQSEIPIANENEEIMDMVKPLTSLPSWLTDEDLAIYGDLYEKSGFRTALQIPYRSYMSLGYTEEVPKVEAPMMLILGEEDYALKVPGMHEYVKSGEVKKYIPNIETRYVPRGCHFVHEQFPDEVNQLILTFLHANKHLSKV; encoded by the exons ATGGATCAAATTGCACACAAATTCCTACATATCAACGGGCTAAAGCTTCACATAGCTGAGATCGGCTCCGAATCTTCGCCGGCAGTGATTTTCCTTCACGGATTCCCGGAGATATGGTACACTTGGCGCCACCAAATGATTGCCGTCGCAAACGCCGGTTTCAGAGCCATTGCCCCCGATTTCAGAGGATACGGGTTATCTGATCCGCCTGCGGAACCTGAGAAGGCCTCCTTCGATGACTTTGTCAACGATATTGCCTCTATCGTTGATTCTCTCGCTATTTCGAAG GTATTTGTGATTGCTAAAGATTTTGGAACAATGGTTGCCTACCCATTTGTCCTTCGCTACCCACAGAAAATCGCTGGAATTATTACACTTAACATGGCATTCATGCCTCCAGCTGCCTTCAAGAGTCATCCGCTTCCAGAAGGCTTCTATGTTACAAGATGGCGG GAACCAGGAAGAGCTGAGGCGGATTTCAGTCGTTTTGATGTTAAAACTGTGGTGAGAaacatttatattttgttttctcAAAGTGAAATTCCAATAGCAAATGAAAATGAAGAAATAATGGACATGGTCAAACCGTTGACTTCTTTGCCATCTTGGTTGACTGACGAGGATCTTGCAATTTATGGGGATTTGTATGAAAAGTCTGGATTTAGAACTGCACTTCAAATTCCTTATAG gTCTTACATGAGTCTTGGATACACGGAGGAAGTTCCTAAAGTGGAAGCTCCAATGATGTTAATCTTGGGTGAAGAAGATTACGCACTCAAAGTTCCTGGAATGCATGAATACGTAAAAAGTGGGGAAGTGAAAAAATATATCCCGAATATAGAAACAAGATACGTGCCACGTGGATGTCATTTTGTTCACGAGCAATTCCCCGATGAAGTCAATCAATTAATCCTCACTTTCCTCCATGCTAACAAGCATCTCTCAAAAGTTTAG